A single window of Thalassomonas viridans DNA harbors:
- a CDS encoding outer membrane lipoprotein-sorting protein, with product MTLMSSMALAQSPQEKGLAISKESKERDLGWTDSTADMLMLLRNKQGQESVREIKMRNMEVANDGDKSLTIFNKPRDVKGTAFLSFSHPVGADDQWLYLPALKRVKRISSRNKSGPFMGSEFAFEDLSSFEIEKYTYKYLGDEPANGLDSFKVEQFPVDENSGYTRRIVWIDKEHYLIQKVDFYDRKNSLLKTLTYKGYQQYLNKHWRADSMEMVNHQNGKSTELKWDNYAFKTGLTDGDFNKNSLKRVR from the coding sequence ATGACGCTGATGAGCAGCATGGCCTTGGCGCAAAGCCCGCAGGAGAAAGGGCTGGCGATTTCCAAAGAATCCAAAGAGCGGGATCTCGGCTGGACCGACAGCACCGCCGACATGCTGATGTTGCTGCGCAACAAGCAGGGACAGGAAAGCGTGCGGGAAATTAAAATGAGGAATATGGAGGTGGCCAATGACGGCGATAAAAGCCTGACCATCTTCAACAAACCCAGGGACGTTAAAGGCACGGCGTTTTTAAGCTTTTCCCACCCGGTAGGGGCGGACGATCAGTGGCTGTATTTGCCGGCATTGAAACGGGTGAAACGTATTTCTTCCCGCAACAAGTCCGGCCCTTTTATGGGCTCTGAGTTTGCCTTCGAGGATTTAAGCTCATTTGAGATTGAAAAATATACCTACAAGTATTTAGGGGACGAACCGGCCAACGGCCTGGACAGCTTTAAGGTGGAACAATTCCCGGTGGATGAAAATTCCGGTTATACCCGCCGCATCGTCTGGATAGACAAGGAACATTACCTGATACAAAAGGTTGATTTTTATGACCGTAAAAACTCCCTGTTGAAAACCCTGACCTACAAGGGTTACCAGCAGTACCTGAATAAGCACTGGCGCGCCGACAGCATGGAAATGGTCAATCACCAAAACGGCAAAAGCACCGAATTGAAATGGGATAACTACGCCTTTAAAACCGGTTTAACCGACGGTGATTTTAATAAAAACTCATTGAAACGGGTGCGCTGA
- a CDS encoding efflux RND transporter permease subunit yields MRERFFSFVGKHPIWVILVCLALVVTAAGGAQKLVFKNDYRIFFGEDNPQLTAFETMQKVYSKSDSVSFIVVPEGDTIFTTEHLAALKQLTKESWQIPYSTRVDSVTNFQYTFAEEDDMIVEDLVMNPQRLTPAKLEKIRQVALNEPLLVNKIISPSGHVSVVNVTVQLPGINPITEVPEVAAFVREVKAKFLEDNPGTQVHLSGMVMMNSAFGEASLNDSATLIPLMFLVVIITIGFLLRTITGTFATILVIAVSIVTTMGLAGWLGFYLSGPSSSAPTMILTLAVADCIHILTSMFYEMRQGADKRSAIAASLRINLQPIFLTSATTAIGFLSMNFSDSPPFRDLGNIVAMGVMLAFVFSMTIFPALLTVLPVKVKVQKNGRKDKMATLADLVINKRRLLLPLTSAIIIASAFFIPNNELNDDFVKYFDESVPFRASTDFMSENLSGMMLMEVSVQTEQPSGINDPEYLRTISDFSDWLRQLPVTDHVNTITDTLKRLNKNMHGDDPDWYRLPESQEMSAQYLLLYEMSLPYGLDLNNQLDVDKSSTRIIATFKNLTSNELVTLEGEINAWFAEHAPQYKMDVASPSLMFAHIGQRNILSMLLGTTLALVLISVLLGIALRSWRYGAISLLPNLIPAAVGFGLWGLYDGQVGLGMSVVIGMTLGIVVDDTVHFLSKYLHARRDKSLDSQKAVHYAFDNVGRALWITTFVLVAGFGVLAQSTFKMNADMGLLTASTIFIALVVDFFFLPPLLMAIDNSRSKKVQE; encoded by the coding sequence ATGAGAGAGAGATTTTTCAGCTTTGTCGGCAAACATCCCATATGGGTTATCCTGGTTTGCCTGGCATTAGTGGTGACTGCCGCCGGCGGGGCCCAGAAGCTGGTGTTTAAAAACGACTACCGGATATTCTTCGGCGAAGATAACCCGCAGCTGACGGCATTTGAAACCATGCAGAAAGTTTACAGTAAGAGCGACAGCGTCTCTTTTATTGTGGTGCCGGAGGGGGATACTATTTTTACCACAGAGCATTTGGCGGCGCTAAAGCAGCTGACCAAAGAAAGCTGGCAGATCCCTTATTCCACCCGGGTGGACTCGGTAACTAACTTCCAGTATACCTTCGCCGAAGAAGACGACATGATCGTTGAAGACCTGGTGATGAACCCGCAAAGGTTAACCCCGGCGAAACTGGAGAAAATCAGGCAGGTGGCTTTGAATGAGCCCTTGCTGGTCAATAAGATCATCTCTCCCAGCGGCCATGTTTCCGTGGTCAATGTTACCGTGCAGCTGCCCGGTATAAATCCCATTACCGAAGTGCCGGAAGTGGCGGCTTTTGTCCGGGAAGTCAAAGCCAAGTTCCTGGAGGATAACCCGGGCACCCAGGTTCACCTGTCCGGCATGGTGATGATGAACAGCGCCTTTGGCGAAGCTTCCCTGAACGACAGTGCTACCCTGATCCCGCTGATGTTCCTGGTGGTGATCATTACCATAGGCTTTTTGCTGAGAACCATTACCGGTACCTTTGCCACTATCCTGGTGATCGCCGTGAGCATAGTGACCACTATGGGCCTTGCCGGCTGGCTGGGTTTTTACCTGAGCGGGCCCTCTTCGTCGGCGCCGACCATGATTTTAACCCTGGCGGTGGCGGACTGTATCCATATTCTTACCTCCATGTTCTACGAGATGCGCCAGGGGGCGGACAAACGCAGCGCCATCGCCGCGAGTCTGCGCATTAACCTGCAGCCGATTTTCCTGACCAGCGCCACGACCGCTATCGGCTTTTTAAGCATGAACTTTTCCGACTCGCCGCCGTTTCGCGATCTCGGCAATATAGTCGCCATGGGGGTGATGCTGGCCTTTGTATTTTCTATGACGATTTTCCCTGCCTTGCTGACGGTGTTGCCGGTGAAGGTTAAGGTGCAGAAAAACGGCCGCAAGGATAAGATGGCAACGCTGGCGGATTTAGTGATCAACAAGCGCCGGTTGCTGCTGCCCCTGACCAGCGCCATTATTATCGCTTCGGCATTTTTTATCCCCAACAATGAATTAAACGACGACTTCGTCAAATATTTCGATGAAAGCGTGCCTTTCAGGGCGTCTACCGATTTTATGTCGGAAAACCTTTCCGGCATGATGCTGATGGAAGTGTCGGTGCAAACCGAGCAGCCGAGCGGCATCAATGATCCCGAATATCTGCGTACCATTTCCGATTTCAGCGACTGGTTACGCCAGCTGCCGGTGACAGATCACGTTAATACCATTACCGATACCTTAAAGCGGTTAAATAAAAACATGCACGGCGACGATCCTGACTGGTACAGGTTACCGGAAAGCCAGGAAATGTCGGCGCAATACCTGCTGTTATATGAAATGTCGCTGCCCTATGGCCTGGATCTCAACAACCAGCTGGACGTGGATAAATCTTCTACCCGGATTATCGCCACCTTTAAAAACCTTACCAGCAATGAGCTGGTTACCCTTGAAGGGGAAATCAATGCCTGGTTTGCCGAGCATGCCCCCCAGTATAAGATGGATGTCGCCAGCCCGAGCCTGATGTTTGCCCATATCGGCCAGCGTAATATTCTTAGCATGCTGCTGGGGACAACTTTAGCCCTGGTGCTGATTTCGGTATTACTCGGCATTGCCCTGCGCAGCTGGCGTTACGGCGCCATCAGCCTGTTGCCTAACCTGATCCCCGCCGCGGTAGGTTTCGGTTTATGGGGCCTTTATGACGGCCAGGTGGGGCTGGGTATGTCTGTGGTGATAGGCATGACCTTAGGTATAGTCGTAGACGATACCGTGCACTTTTTAAGCAAGTACCTGCATGCCCGCCGTGACAAGAGCCTGGACAGTCAGAAGGCGGTGCACTACGCCTTTGACAATGTTGGCCGCGCCCTGTGGATCACTACCTTTGTTTTGGTGGCGGGCTTTGGCGTGCTGGCACAGTCGACCTTTAAAATGAATGCCGATATGGGCCTGTTGACCGCCAGTACCATTTTTATTGCCCTGGTGGTTGATTTCTTCTTTTTACCGCCGCTGTTGATGGCGATTGACAATTCAAGATCTAAAAAAGTTCAGGAGTAA
- a CDS encoding TetR/AcrR family transcriptional regulator, with protein sequence MAPKILDEHSLQAREQEIIDAALALIAREGVANVTMDKVVAKVSYSKGTVYKHFTGKEDLLLAIGNQAITIMLDLFFRASQYPGCARERMLLINFSYLFYAILHPALFMSAMCSKSPNVYEKSTIKRVQEQEHLEMKLMGIFFNLIEEAIADKSFTLPPDMDMQQICFANWSLGYGVISLLADEVESCSGRTGLVVERELFNQNNIFLDGLRWGPLSHEKDYKAGLKEALEQVFGEELARMKALGRELNF encoded by the coding sequence ATGGCACCGAAAATATTAGATGAACACAGCCTGCAGGCCAGGGAACAAGAGATTATCGATGCGGCGCTTGCCCTGATTGCCCGTGAGGGAGTGGCCAATGTCACTATGGATAAGGTAGTGGCGAAAGTTTCTTATTCCAAAGGCACTGTCTATAAGCACTTTACCGGCAAGGAAGACTTGCTGCTGGCGATCGGTAATCAGGCCATCACTATTATGTTGGATCTGTTTTTCCGGGCGTCCCAATATCCCGGCTGTGCCCGGGAACGTATGTTGCTGATTAATTTTTCGTATCTGTTCTATGCTATTTTGCACCCCGCCCTGTTTATGTCGGCCATGTGTTCGAAAAGTCCTAACGTCTATGAGAAATCCACCATAAAGCGGGTGCAGGAGCAAGAGCATCTGGAAATGAAGTTAATGGGCATATTTTTTAACCTGATCGAAGAAGCCATCGCCGACAAGAGCTTTACTTTGCCGCCTGATATGGATATGCAACAAATTTGCTTTGCCAACTGGTCGCTGGGTTACGGGGTGATTTCCTTGCTGGCCGATGAAGTGGAATCATGCAGCGGCCGTACGGGCCTGGTGGTGGAGCGGGAGCTGTTTAACCAGAATAATATTTTTCTTGACGGTCTGCGCTGGGGACCGCTCAGCCATGAAAAAGACTATAAAGCCGGCCTGAAAGAAGCCCTGGAGCAAGTCTTCGGCGAAGAGCTGGCCAGAATGAAAGCCCTGGGGCGGGAACTTAATTTTTAA
- the yegD gene encoding molecular chaperone, translated as MLGFDYGTSNCALGIMSGNKPELISLAGHGAYMPSSLYAPGREVIVNWLQQQLGPQAKAELTGQRRFQLQKGQSMLRELALDGISGDLFFGKQALNRYLEDPSEGYYIKSPKSFLGASGLKPQQIALFEDIVAAMMAHVKQLAEQALQQDLHQVVIGRPVNFQGLKGEESNKQAIDVLTNAARRVGYRDIEFQFEPIAAGFEFEAGLERETRVLVVDIGGGTTDCSMLLMGPELMPSLDRSEHLLGHSGQRIGGNDFDIQLALKSIMPQLGMDSSLKTGKPMPVNSYREAVAINNINAQTEFYSAANGRFLQQLKRDAEQPELVERLQQVHREKLSYQLVNSAEQAKIALSDSDSCVIELAYLNSRDADISADAGRSLLLDAARRELTNICELMQDTVEQAGCQPQAIFVTGGTAKSPALRDYLQARYPDSKFIVGDNFGSVTAGLTRWSHRIFS; from the coding sequence ATGTTAGGTTTTGATTACGGTACTTCAAACTGCGCCCTGGGCATTATGTCGGGGAATAAACCTGAGCTTATCTCATTGGCCGGTCACGGCGCCTACATGCCTTCCTCCCTGTATGCTCCGGGCAGGGAAGTGATAGTCAACTGGTTACAGCAACAATTAGGCCCGCAAGCGAAAGCAGAACTTACCGGCCAGAGACGCTTCCAGTTGCAAAAAGGCCAGAGCATGTTGCGGGAGCTGGCGCTGGATGGTATTTCCGGTGACTTGTTTTTTGGTAAACAGGCCCTGAACCGCTACCTCGAAGATCCTTCGGAAGGTTACTATATCAAGTCCCCTAAATCCTTCCTCGGCGCCAGCGGCCTCAAACCCCAGCAAATCGCCCTGTTTGAAGATATAGTCGCGGCCATGATGGCCCATGTTAAACAACTGGCGGAGCAGGCATTACAGCAGGACCTGCATCAGGTGGTGATCGGCCGCCCGGTAAACTTCCAGGGCTTGAAAGGGGAAGAAAGCAATAAACAGGCAATTGATGTGCTCACCAATGCCGCCAGGCGGGTCGGTTACCGGGATATAGAATTTCAATTCGAACCCATAGCCGCCGGTTTCGAATTTGAAGCCGGTCTTGAGCGGGAAACCCGGGTATTGGTGGTAGATATCGGCGGCGGAACAACCGACTGCTCTATGCTGCTGATGGGGCCTGAGCTGATGCCCAGCCTGGACAGGAGTGAACATTTATTGGGTCACAGCGGACAGCGTATCGGCGGAAACGACTTTGATATCCAGCTGGCCCTCAAAAGTATCATGCCGCAGCTTGGCATGGACAGTTCCCTAAAAACCGGCAAACCTATGCCGGTGAACAGTTATCGTGAAGCCGTGGCGATCAACAATATCAATGCCCAGACAGAATTCTACAGCGCGGCAAACGGCCGTTTCCTGCAGCAGCTTAAACGCGATGCCGAGCAGCCGGAGCTGGTTGAACGCCTACAGCAAGTGCACAGGGAAAAGCTAAGCTACCAGCTGGTTAACAGTGCCGAGCAAGCCAAAATCGCCCTGAGCGACAGCGATAGCTGCGTTATTGAGCTGGCGTACCTCAACAGCCGGGACGCGGATATCAGCGCCGATGCCGGCCGGAGCTTGCTGCTTGATGCCGCCAGGCGGGAATTAACCAATATCTGCGAATTAATGCAGGATACGGTTGAACAGGCCGGTTGCCAACCACAAGCGATCTTTGTGACCGGCGGCACCGCAAAATCGCCGGCATTAAGGGATTACCTGCAAGCCCGATATCCCGACAGCAAGTTTATTGTCGGGGATAATTTTGGCAGTGTCACCGCAGGCCTCACCCGCTGGTCCCACAGAATCTTCTCCTGA
- a CDS encoding putative porin, with protein MKLLPLSTLLLAGTSLLASAGLQAQEYQSISNAGYTKWDDSPSDEDAYSLGTKYYFKKKSTLGPLDEFEYINKTSNISANYLNLENSNDYHVAGELFMDQVLVGASYQYHDIEHGGSDDIYSLSLGYLISDDFLVKAEAYRKDSHTDYFYSASYNHQINDSDYFGFTFRTDEDFDARTLSSKYFKALGQDSYLTAGVSYRHNDDLGHSIAANAEYFFTSRTSIGGSYDDNDDYTVSAKHFFNTTYALEIGFKSNGREHVDYDIYTIDFSAQF; from the coding sequence ATGAAATTATTACCTCTTTCCACTCTGCTTTTAGCCGGCACTTCCCTGTTGGCCAGCGCCGGACTTCAGGCACAAGAGTATCAGTCAATCTCTAACGCAGGTTACACTAAATGGGACGACAGCCCTTCTGATGAAGACGCTTACAGCCTGGGTACCAAGTATTATTTCAAGAAGAAGTCTACCCTGGGGCCGCTGGATGAATTCGAATATATCAACAAAACCAGCAATATATCTGCTAACTACCTGAACCTGGAAAACAGCAACGACTACCATGTTGCCGGTGAGTTGTTCATGGACCAGGTATTGGTAGGCGCTTCATATCAGTACCATGACATTGAACATGGCGGCAGTGATGACATCTACAGCCTGAGCTTAGGTTACCTGATCTCGGATGATTTCCTGGTTAAGGCAGAAGCTTACCGTAAAGATTCACATACCGATTACTTCTACTCGGCTTCTTACAACCATCAAATCAACGACAGCGATTATTTCGGCTTCACTTTCCGCACCGATGAAGACTTTGATGCCAGAACGCTATCAAGCAAGTATTTTAAAGCTTTAGGCCAGGACAGCTATTTAACAGCCGGAGTTAGCTACAGGCACAATGACGACTTAGGTCACAGCATAGCCGCCAATGCAGAATACTTCTTTACCAGCCGTACTTCTATCGGCGGCAGCTACGACGACAATGATGACTACACGGTCAGCGCCAAGCATTTCTTTAACACAACGTATGCTTTAGAAATCGGCTTCAAGAGCAACGGCAGAGAGCACGTAGATTACGATATCTACACTATCGACTTCAGCGCCCAGTTTTAA
- a CDS encoding DUF6289 family protein has product MKTSMKKLLTAGAAAATIFTASYAYAAFSILEFVYYSDSSYSTVVGERVDNQCTGSTYTSGTVTPYVRIVGSEPCGRHRL; this is encoded by the coding sequence ATGAAAACATCTATGAAAAAACTTCTAACTGCCGGTGCTGCCGCCGCAACTATTTTTACTGCCTCTTACGCATATGCCGCATTTTCTATTTTAGAATTTGTCTATTATTCAGACTCCAGTTATTCGACTGTGGTTGGTGAAAGGGTTGATAACCAGTGCACCGGTTCTACTTATACCTCAGGAACTGTAACCCCTTATGTCCGGATTGTCGGTTCTGAGCCTTGCGGCAGACACCGCCTTTAA
- a CDS encoding substrate-binding periplasmic protein has product MLKSGAFLLMCCLHFISVAAYAGEPLEVVTEDWPPYSYLLPDGSVGGIATDKVRSLLDKAGIEYRINLYPWVRAYKMALTQKNVMIYSIYRTREREDKFQWLCPLLPTHSMYVYALSERKDINIDTLEDLKQYIIGITKEEYGYQYLLGHGFVESKHLDITPNYDINLRKLMEKRVDMIIESSHTMKIRLQSIGYKFDRVTPVFEVDTGAVADNCMAFSLGTPAELIEQVRKVFHR; this is encoded by the coding sequence ATGTTAAAAAGTGGTGCATTTTTATTGATGTGTTGCCTGCATTTTATTTCTGTTGCTGCTTATGCCGGGGAGCCTTTGGAAGTTGTCACCGAAGACTGGCCTCCCTACAGCTACCTTTTACCCGATGGCAGTGTCGGCGGTATCGCGACAGACAAGGTTCGCAGCTTGCTGGATAAAGCCGGGATTGAATACCGGATTAACCTTTATCCCTGGGTACGTGCCTATAAGATGGCGCTGACGCAGAAAAATGTCATGATCTATTCCATCTACCGTACCCGGGAGCGGGAGGATAAATTTCAATGGCTTTGTCCGCTGTTACCCACCCATTCCATGTACGTTTATGCTTTATCCGAGCGTAAAGACATTAATATCGATACCCTGGAAGATCTTAAGCAATATATTATCGGCATCACCAAAGAAGAGTACGGCTATCAATATTTACTCGGACATGGCTTTGTAGAAAGTAAGCACCTGGACATTACCCCGAACTACGACATTAACCTGCGTAAGCTGATGGAAAAGCGGGTGGATATGATCATCGAGTCCAGCCATACCATGAAGATAAGGCTGCAGAGCATAGGTTATAAGTTTGACCGGGTAACGCCGGTTTTTGAGGTGGATACCGGTGCTGTTGCCGACAATTGTATGGCATTTAGCCTGGGGACACCGGCTGAGCTGATAGAACAGGTCAGAAAAGTTTTTCACCGTTAA
- a CDS encoding aldo/keto reductase — MEKIQLGKSGLNTSRLIYGCMRITGDNSPSDREKGKQALRSAIEAGYNHFDHADIYAGGLSESLFAEVLKESPGLREQLIITSKAGIRAQDTPKAGDPKCYDFSRDYLVSSVDGILGRLDIESLDLFLLHRPDYLFNAAEVAETFMQLHRAGKVKHFGVSNFTPSQVSLLQSALPVPLQVNQVEINIHNINSFTDGTLDLCQQSGITPVAWCPLGGVAYSAWGNTFSAADEQRIENELSLQAEKYGCQPWQVILAWLLKHPAQICPIIGSTTPERIVAARQSLELDYSREDWYRLLEARNGEAVP, encoded by the coding sequence ATGGAAAAGATTCAATTAGGTAAATCCGGATTAAATACCTCACGGCTGATTTATGGCTGTATGCGCATTACCGGCGATAATTCGCCCTCGGACAGGGAAAAGGGCAAGCAGGCCCTGCGCAGCGCCATTGAAGCTGGCTATAACCACTTTGACCATGCCGACATTTATGCCGGCGGTTTAAGCGAATCCCTGTTCGCCGAGGTGTTAAAGGAAAGCCCGGGGTTAAGGGAGCAGTTGATTATCACCTCCAAGGCCGGGATCCGCGCTCAGGATACCCCCAAAGCCGGGGATCCTAAGTGTTACGATTTCAGCAGGGATTACCTGGTAAGCAGTGTCGACGGTATCCTGGGGCGGCTGGATATTGAGAGCCTGGATTTATTTTTACTGCACCGGCCGGATTATTTGTTTAATGCCGCCGAAGTCGCGGAAACCTTTATGCAGCTGCACCGTGCCGGTAAGGTGAAACATTTCGGTGTCAGCAATTTCACGCCTTCCCAGGTCAGTTTATTGCAATCGGCTTTGCCTGTGCCGCTGCAGGTTAATCAGGTGGAAATTAACATCCACAATATCAACAGCTTTACCGACGGCACCTTAGATCTATGCCAGCAGTCGGGCATAACGCCCGTGGCCTGGTGCCCGCTTGGCGGCGTCGCTTATTCTGCCTGGGGCAATACCTTCAGTGCCGCGGACGAGCAAAGGATCGAAAACGAACTAAGCCTGCAGGCGGAAAAGTACGGCTGCCAGCCGTGGCAAGTGATCCTTGCCTGGCTGTTGAAGCACCCGGCACAAATATGCCCGATTATCGGTTCCACCACGCCGGAACGTATTGTCGCGGCCAGGCAGTCGCTGGAGCTGGATTATAGCCGGGAAGACTGGTACCGACTGCTTGAAGCCCGCAATGGCGAAGCTGTGCCTTAA
- a CDS encoding tryptophan halogenase family protein, which produces MSDNQAKSIVIVGGGTAGWMAANLMAKSWQHLDFDIRLIESPDIGIIGVGEGSTPQLKGFMDFLGIEESDWMPKCNATYKNGIEFVDWSTKPGFSSYFHPFPAQTDDYSAPGFFHNSFVRRKGIDVEGHPDHFFLATYLAKHKLAPTPEFHFPFETNYGYHFDSALLGKFLSEKAAAFGVSHSRGTVAEVKLHLNGDIQSVITDAGETIAGDIFIDCTGFSSLLLQKHLNVLFKSFGNNLFNDAAVVLPTEQREQIGSQTVSTALKHGWAWEIPLTNRNGNGYVYSSAYASADDAETELRAKLGLLDADVQARHLKMKVGRVEQHWHKNCVAVGLSQGFIEPLEATALHLVQETIQGFIDNYQKGNFSHQYQGEFNASVNARFEAVRDYIVGHYRINSRTDSQYWLDNANNNQLSPSLVAILQCWMRGDNLSDELDRQKIDHYYPSISWHCLLAGYGLYPDQAQLVPGNAQANKYNMEQIADFISRCGLNFKPHRERLTALSPA; this is translated from the coding sequence ATGTCTGATAACCAGGCTAAATCAATTGTTATTGTCGGTGGCGGTACCGCCGGCTGGATGGCGGCCAACCTGATGGCAAAAAGCTGGCAGCACCTGGACTTTGATATCCGCTTAATTGAATCGCCGGATATCGGCATTATCGGTGTTGGTGAAGGCTCTACGCCCCAGTTAAAGGGCTTTATGGATTTCTTAGGAATTGAAGAAAGTGACTGGATGCCCAAGTGTAATGCCACCTATAAAAACGGCATTGAATTTGTCGACTGGTCGACGAAACCGGGGTTTTCCAGTTATTTCCACCCGTTTCCGGCACAAACCGACGATTACAGTGCCCCGGGATTTTTCCATAACAGCTTTGTCCGCCGTAAGGGCATAGACGTTGAAGGGCATCCGGATCATTTCTTCCTGGCGACTTACTTGGCTAAACATAAACTGGCGCCGACTCCCGAGTTCCATTTCCCCTTCGAAACCAACTACGGCTATCACTTTGACTCGGCGTTATTGGGGAAATTCCTGTCGGAGAAAGCCGCAGCATTCGGCGTTAGCCATTCCCGGGGAACCGTGGCCGAGGTGAAGCTGCACCTTAACGGCGACATCCAAAGCGTGATCACAGATGCTGGTGAAACCATTGCCGGGGATATTTTCATTGATTGCACGGGATTTAGCAGCCTATTGCTGCAAAAACACTTGAACGTGCTGTTTAAGAGTTTTGGCAATAATCTTTTTAATGATGCTGCCGTGGTTTTGCCGACGGAGCAAAGGGAGCAAATCGGCTCACAAACCGTTTCCACTGCGCTGAAGCACGGCTGGGCCTGGGAAATTCCGTTGACCAACCGCAACGGCAATGGTTATGTATATAGCTCGGCTTATGCCAGCGCCGATGATGCCGAAACCGAACTTAGGGCCAAGCTGGGCTTGCTGGATGCGGACGTGCAGGCGCGCCATTTAAAGATGAAAGTGGGCAGGGTAGAGCAGCACTGGCATAAAAACTGTGTTGCCGTCGGCCTGTCCCAGGGCTTTATCGAGCCGTTGGAAGCCACCGCCCTGCATCTGGTGCAGGAAACGATACAGGGCTTTATCGACAATTACCAGAAAGGTAACTTTTCCCACCAATATCAGGGGGAGTTTAATGCCAGTGTTAACGCCCGCTTTGAAGCGGTACGCGACTATATTGTCGGTCACTACCGCATTAATTCCCGTACCGACAGCCAGTACTGGTTAGACAATGCCAATAATAACCAGCTGTCGCCGAGCCTGGTTGCCATTTTACAGTGCTGGATGCGGGGGGATAACCTCAGTGACGAGCTGGATCGCCAGAAGATAGATCACTACTATCCGTCGATATCCTGGCATTGTTTGCTGGCGGGGTATGGCCTGTATCCGGATCAGGCACAACTGGTGCCGGGTAATGCGCAGGCCAACAAGTACAATATGGAGCAGATCGCTGATTTTATCAGCCGTTGCGGCCTGAATTTTAAACCTCACCGTGAAAGGTTAACGGCCTTATCCCCGGCTTAA